A stretch of DNA from Micromonospora peucetia:
CCTCCCCCGCGCGGCCGTGTAATGTATCCCCTGCGCGTCGCCCTCCGGGGAGATCGCGCAGGCCCCCTTAGCTCAGTCGGCAGAGCGTCTCCATGGTAAGGAGAAGGTCTACGGTTCGATTCCGTAAGGGGGCTCAGAGGGTCCGGCTGGACCCGCCACGGCGGTGTAGCTCAGATGGTAGAGCAAGCGGCTCATAATCGCTGTGTCGCCGGTTCAAGTCCGGCCACCGCTACTCTCGTCCACCGGGCCACCTCCCGGCGGTCGGTGGGATGGGCGCCCCAGGCGCCCACTTTGCATGTCCGCGTAGTCAGCGCGTAGGCTGACGCGCCGTAGTTGTTATCCGTAGCGAGGAAGGCACTCCAGCCGTGGCGAAGGCGACCGATGTTCGGCCGAAGATCACTTTGGCGTGTGTGGAGTGCAAGGAGCGCAACTACATCACGCGTAAGAACCGTCGTAACGACCCGGACCGCATCGAGCTGAAGAAGTTCTGCCGGCGGGACGGCAAGCACACGGTCCACCGCGAGACCCGCTGACCAGCGGCCGGCACTGCCGGCCCGGTCCTCTGGCACTTTCGATCGCCGATCCGTATGGATGGCGCGGCTCCGGCCGTCGCTGACCGTGTGGATCGGCGATTGCCGTTTACGTGTAGGTTCGCGGCATGTCCCTGGACCCGTCCTTCGTCGGCCGGACGTATCCGCCGACCGCCCCCTACCAGGTGGGCCGAGAAAAGATCCGCGAGTTCGCCACGGCGATCGGTGCCGCCGATCCGGCCCACCACGACCCGCAGGCCGCCCGTGCGCTCGGCCACTCGGACGTGGTCGCCCCGCCGACCTTCCCCATCGTGCTCACCATGGCTGCCAACCAGCAGATCATCGACGACCCGGCCCTCGGTGTCGACTACAGCCGGGTCGTCCACGGCGACCAGCGCTTCGCCTACACCCGCCCGGTGGTGGCGGGGGACGAGCTGGTCTGCGTCAGCGTCATCGACGCCGTCAGCAGCCGTGGCGGGCACGGCTTCCTGACCACCCGCACCGAGGTCGCCACCCCGGCCGGCGAGCCGGTGGTGACCGTCTGGTCGAAGCTCGTCGTACGCGGGGAGGGCTGAGATGGAGCTGCCAGTCAGGACGTTCCGGGTGACGCGCGCGGACCTGGTCCGCTACGCCGGCGCTTCGGGGGACTTCAACCCGATCCACTGGAGCGACCGGACCGCCACGAAGGTGGGCCTGCCGGGCGTGATCGCCCACGGCATGTTCACCATGGCGCTGGTCGGCCGCGCGGTGGCGGAGTGGGCCGGGGCGCCCGACGCGATCGTCGACTACAACGTCCGCTTCGCCCGGCCGGTGGTCGTCCCGGACGACGACGAGGGCACCGA
This window harbors:
- the rpmG gene encoding 50S ribosomal protein L33, with protein sequence MAKATDVRPKITLACVECKERNYITRKNRRNDPDRIELKKFCRRDGKHTVHRETR
- a CDS encoding MaoC family dehydratase N-terminal domain-containing protein; translated protein: MSLDPSFVGRTYPPTAPYQVGREKIREFATAIGAADPAHHDPQAARALGHSDVVAPPTFPIVLTMAANQQIIDDPALGVDYSRVVHGDQRFAYTRPVVAGDELVCVSVIDAVSSRGGHGFLTTRTEVATPAGEPVVTVWSKLVVRGEG
- a CDS encoding MaoC family dehydratase is translated as MELPVRTFRVTRADLVRYAGASGDFNPIHWSDRTATKVGLPGVIAHGMFTMALVGRAVAEWAGAPDAIVDYNVRFARPVVVPDDDEGTEIEVTAVVREGTEEGLTRLDVTATCRGEKVLSQARATVRKAR